The nucleotide sequence CATTAGGCACCATGGATGCTTCAGTATATGAATTGTGTAAAGCATATGCTGCATTTGCTAACCATGGTAAAACAGTGCAACCCGAATTTGTCTTATCAATAAAAACTCCTGAAGGCAAAATTCTCTATGAAGCACCACAGCATCCTGAGGCAAAACAAGTTTTCACTGAGGAAACTGCAATGCAAATGAGTGCTATTTTACAAAAAGGTATTCAACAGGGTACTGGAGCATCTATCAGAGGTCGCTACAGCATTCGTTTGCCTTTAGCTGGGAAGACAGGTACATCACAAAATTATGGTGATGCATGGTTCGCCTCATTTAGTCCAGATTTAGTAATGGTAACAAGAGTAGGTGCTTCAAGCAATGCGGTCCATTTTTCTTCAGGAAGTTATGGAGCAGGTAGTACGTTAGCTTTACCCATTACAGCATTTACTTTACAACAAATCCAGAAGGATCATCAATTAAGTACGACCTACTTTTTACCTTTTCCTGCTTTACCTCACCACCTTTCTAATTGCTTGGATTGTGAAGACTATAAAGAGGATACAGATGTAAAGATGTTTTTCAACAATATCTTCAAGACAAAATCAGCAGAAGAGAAGAAAAAGAGAAAAGAAGAACGTAAAGAGAAAAGGAAAAAGAGAAGAGAAAAAAGATATAAATCTGAATAAAAAAAGAGGAGTAAGATGATAGTTCATCTTACTCCTCTTTTTTTAATTAATGTATTTCTAGTAACGAGTTGTTCCTTCGTAACTATCGCTATCAAAATTAGGGACTAATACACCTCTGAAATTAAGTTCAGCTGCACTAAAATCTCCTTCTACTGATGAATTGGCCCAATTTCCATCTTTTTCTAAGTCAATGGTTACATTGGCCATCATTGTAGGTCCTTGAACATGAAATGTTACAGATGTTGTACCTGTTTTTTCATTCTTCTTGATTTCATAGTTTGTAATATTACCATCTACAGTAACACCTCCTACTCCATTAAATCCAACTAATTGAGGGAATGCCAACTGTACCACAGCTCTATCACCTTCAACTCTTACAAAGTTGAGACTAGCATCAACATTAATTGTCTGACCTCTTCTATCGTAGGCCTGATTCGCTTGCAATGTAAAACTTTTTGTAACCAAAGCAGTTACAGCTTTATCATGATCCGCTTGTTCCTCTGCTAACTTTGCAGCTTTTTTCTTTTCTTTATTGGCTTTTTTTTCAGCTTTCTTCTGGGCTTTTAACTCTTGTTTCGTTAAGCTCGTTGAAGTACTATCTTGTGCATAACTTGATAGTGAACAGCATAAGATTAGACAAAGAGATGCAAATGCAAGATTGATGTTTTTAGATAAATTTTTCATAATGTATGTTTTAATTTACACAATAAAACGATCGAATCCGAGAGGAATATCATTAATTATTACCTAAAATATATCAATTTATGATTAATATTGAGTTTGAATAAAAACACTAAAATCTCAACACTCTATAACTTTCAAAATAAACACACCACAATGGACGCAAAAAGATTAAAAGAAATTACACATAAGGTTGTCAAACTTACAGAAAAGGTTGGCGAATTTATCGCTATAGAACGCAGAAACTTCGACCCATCAAAAATTGAATACAAAGGATTAAATGATCTTGTCTCTTATGTAGATAAAACAGCAGAGAAAAAGATTGTAGAAGGGCTAACCAATATATTACCAGGTGCAGGCTTTTTAGGAGAAGAAGGTACCAATAAACCTACTGAAAATGGTTTCACTTGGATAATCGACCCACTAGATGGCACTACCAACTTCATTCACGGTATACCTATTTTTTCGATCAGTATCGCTTTAGTTTCCAATAATGATTACTGCATCGGTGTAGTGAGAGAAGTCAACCTCAATGAATGTTTCTATGCATGGAAAGACGGTGGTGCGTATATGAATGGTGAAAGAATTTCTGTATCTCCTCAAAAAGAATTGAAAGCAGGATTAATTGCGACAGGATTCCCTTATTATAACTTTGAGAAAATGCCACAATACATGAATATTCTATCTGGTATGATGGAAGGTTGCCATGGCATAAGAAGACTTGGATCAGCAGCAGTTGATTTAGCTTATGTAGCTTGTGGAAGGTTAGAAGGATTCTTTGAGTACAACCTTAATGCTTGGGATGTTGCCGGTGGAAGTATTATTGTTAAAGAAGCTGGTGGTGTGGTTTCAACATTCTCTAATACTGAAAATTATATTGAGGACAGAGAAATTATAGCTGCCCCTGCAGATATACATAAAGAAATGCAGTCTATTATATACAAAAAGTGGAATAGTTAATCTATTCCACTTCTACTGAATCTTCAGAAAAGTCATACCCTCCAGTATAAAGTTCATACACATCGATATTCGATAATTGTTGCTCATACTGAGAGACTAGCTCCAAATAATACCTAGTTGCACTATCTAGACCATCAAACTCTAAGTGATGACTTAAAAACCCGTTTCTTATTTCCAATACATTATAGGCAATGGATGCTTCTGCAAATGTCTCTAATGTTGAGTCATTTATCAGCTGATAATGTAAAGTGTATTTGTCTCGTTCCGTTCTTTGCCAACCTAAAATTTTCACATTCACTGCCAATTGACTCAGCGAATCTTTTACAAATAATGGTTCAACATCATGGAAAACATTCCCAACTGGGTCTGCTTCTAAAATATCTCCATCTTCATTAACTGGTTCACAGGCACTGAATAGATACACTATTGGAAGTAAAAGTATGTATAATTTATTCATTGCTTTTATGTTAGTAGTCTCATTCATAGACAATCAAACTAAGCCTATGAACAACAAAAATAGATTTTTTTCTTATAAAAATAAAGAGACACTTCAGAAGAGGTGCCTCTTTACAATATATATTACCTATTAATTACTTATTCTTTACTCTACAATCAGCATAGTACCTGAAACAGCTGGTACTGTGATTGTTCCGTTTGAAAGGTCATAAGTTTTACCAGTAAGTGCATCTGTCGCTTTAGTAGCTCCTTTTAATACTTCTTGGTAGTGACCTAAATCTACTTTTGTCTCTTGCTTATTTTTATTGAAAATAGACATGATCTTAGTAGAGTCATTGTATCTAAACATTACATACACCTCTTTGTAAGGAGAGAAATGCTTCAATTCACCTGTGTGTAATACAGGATTGTTCTTTCTGAAGTTCGTTAACTTCTTCATGAACTCTTGTGCTTCTTTTTGTTGTGCTGTCAATCCTTCTCCAGTAAATGCATTGACCTTGTCACCTTTCCATCCACCAGGGAAATCTTCACGAATTAAACCATGGTTGTGATGTTGAGTTTCATCATCTACACCCATTAAGATTTCTGTACCGTAGAAAATTTGAGGAATACCACGAGTTGTATAGATATATACTAGTCCCATTTTGTATAAATCAAAATCTTCGTTGATTTGGTTCCAGTAACGAGGAGTATCATGATTATCAGGGAAAGTAACCAAGTTCGCTGGATCAGAATACAAGAAGTCCATCGCTAACTTTTCATATACTTCATTAAATGTCTGAGTATATTGAGCTGCTTCTTTATTTAATGAATTGATTAATGCTTCTTGGATTGGGAAGTCCATCATTGATGGGCAATAAGAAACATATCCATTTTGATTTTCTTTACCTTTTTGCCATCTAGAAACTAATGCCGGATTAGAAGTCCACTCTTCACCTACAATATTGAAGTTTGGATATTCTTGCATAATTCTTCTTGTCCACTCTGTCATGAAATCTGGATCAGGGTATGGATAAGTATCTTGACGAATACCACCTAGGTTAGCATATTCTACCCACCAAATTGAGTTCTGAATCAAGTAGTTGGCTAATAACGGGTTCTTTTGGTTTAAGTCTGGCATTGATTGTACAAACCAACCATCAGAGTGTCTCGCTTTATCTGCTTCTGTAGCATAAGGGTCAGCAACTGTTACTCTTTGGTGAGATGTCACAGGCTTTTCTTTCATATCAGAATAGTGATACCAATCTTTTGTTGGAAGATCGTTAGTCCACCAATGGTTTAAACCACAGTGATTTTCAATCATATCCATGATAATTTTGATTCCTTTTTTATTAGCCTCTGCTACGAAATTCACATAATCTTCATTTGATCCGTAGTGAGCATCAATTTTATAGTAGTCTGTAGTAGAATAACCATGGTATGAATAAGAATCCATATCATTTTCTAACAACGGGTTTACCCAAATTGCAGTAAATCCCATTTCGTCGATATAGTCTAAGCTATTAACTAAACCTTGGATATCACCACCATGACGACCACCTTCTAAAGAACGGTTTACATCCTCTCTCATTGAAGGAACTTTATCATTTGATTCATCACCATTCACCCATCTATCTGGAGTAATTAGGTACATGATATCACTTTTGTTAAACCCTTCTCTTGCTGCAGAATCTTTTCTACGTTCTTTTAACTCATAAGTGTAAGTAAATACTACCTTACCTTTAGTGTTTTTAAATTCAATAGGAAAAGATCCAGCCTTAACATCTTTAGCAAGTGTTAAGTTTAAAAATAAATAATTTGGATTTTCAACTTTAATGGTTTGGTCTAAAGTAACACCATCATAGTTGATTGTTGCATTTAAGTTTGAAATGTCATCTCCATGAACTAATAATTGAAGTTCTGGATGAACCATTCCAGCCCACCAAAAGGCAGGTTCAACTCTGTCAATGACAGTAGAACTTTTTGCCATTACTGCAGATGAGATGGCAAATAATAAAGTAATTAATACTGACTTGATATTTCTCATTTTCATATTTATTGAAGTAATAACTCTAATATACGAATTCTAGTGTTTGTGAATTAATGTATCCCGAACACTTTACAAACATGAGATTTTCAGTATCAAATTACAATTTTCATAAGGGTACAAGTGGTATACATTGAATACCATCAAGTATACAACTATTATAAAAATGGGTTAAATAGGCTAAAAAACAACATTTTCAGGTAAACACCACCTCTACAACTAAGAAACATTATTTTTTTCCAACTCTTTCTTTCTTTTTACTTCTTCTACTTTTTCATTCATTTCTCTTTTGAGTTTTACCATATACTTATTCTTTAGATAAGCACCATAAACAAAAAAGAAGAAAGATACACCTACTCCAGAATAACGAATCACTTCATCGTCTTTGAACATGATCCATGAAGTTACAGCAACCACAATTCCAATTAATGTAAATAAAAAACCAATCATTACTTTAGATTTAAATAGGCTTCGATAAAAAATTTCTAATGCGAGATAAATACCATCTCTGTTTATATAATGATGTAAGGAATCCTACATGACCACCATAATCTGGTGTCTCTAAATATAGAAATTCACTTTTCTCCGCAATTTCGTAAGGAAAACATTCTTCTGATAAGAACGGGTCATCCTTTGCATTTATTAATAAAGTTGGGACTATTATTCTATCCAATACTTCCTTAGAACTGCATTGGGACCAATAATCCTCAGCATCCTTGAATCCATGTGCCGGACCAGTATAACGGTCATCAAACTCCACAAATGTTTTTGCTGATCGTACTTCATCAATTAAGGTTTGACTCATATTAAAAGCCTCCATCTTTGGAACGACTTTACTTTTTAAAGAGATTAAAAAGTTTTGGAGATACAATAGATTGATTCTCTTCTGTAGAACTTTTGCTGAAGAGTTCAATTGACATGGTACAGATAAGGTAGCTACTTTTTTTACTACTGATGGAAGTTTATTCCCTTCATCTCCTAGATATTTTAAGGTGATGTTTCCTCCCAAACTAACTCCTATTATATAGATTTCCTCATATTTTTCAGAAAGGGTATTTACCAATTGCTTTAAATCTTTGGTATGCCCACTATGGTAAGAAGGGTACAATAAATTTAGACTACCACTACAGCTTCTGTGATTCATCGCCCATATATCGTAATCTGGAGAGAAAAAGTTAGCCATTTCTAATATATATGTAGAATGAGCAGAACCTTCCAAACCATGCATTAGAATTAATGCTTTCTTATGTACTCCTACTATTGTATCAACATCAAAAAAATCATTATCAGGCGTTTCAAACCTTTTACGTTGATAAGGAGCATCAGCTTGGGGTTTTACTTTACTAGCAAAAATGGTATTGATATGTCCATTTTTATAGAAAAAGCCAGGGCGATATGTTGAAGTGACTAATGGCATCTTACAATTGTTTAATCATCCAGATATTACAAGCATGATGTGATGTATCTCCTAAAGGCTCATCCATCATACTAAAGCCCATTTTTTCGTACAACTTTAATCCTTTTACCAATTGGGGCATTGTTTCTAAATAACATGCCTTATATCCGAACTGTTTTGCAAAGGTTAAACACTGGTTTAAAAGTGCAGCACCAATACCTTTACCTCTAGCGGACTCTGATAAATATATTTTCTGAAGCTCACAGATATCATTAGGGCCATTAAGAATACTTCCAATACCTGCCCCTCCTACAACTTTTCCGTCTAGTTCTGCAACATAATAGACAGAGCCTTCTTCTTGATAAGCAGTATTCAGTCTACCAAGTTGTTCATCAAAAAAAGCAGTTCCAGGCAAATTGGCATTATGCTCTATCAATACTGTTTTTATGATATTTTCTATTTGCGCATTATCAGAGGAGTCTATTGTACGAATTACCATAGCATTCTAACATAGGTGAAAAAGCAAAATTAACGAATATAGTATAGCATAAAAAAATCACTTGTGATATTCTTAATAAAACTAGAATTTTTAAACAATTAGGTTAAACACAAATCCTATAAACTTAGTAGACTTTTTGTTAAGAAATTGACGTTACATTGTAACATAAATGAATCTTAATTGATACTATTTTGATACATTTAAATCAATAAAAGACAAAAATACACTTAAAACACTGATTATTAATGATTTTTAAATACGTTAAACATATTATAATAAACTAATCTTTTCGTCACACTTAACGTTAATCAGGTTAAACTCAAACATTTTTACCTATGAAAAAGATTAGCCTAATTATATTATCCTTATTGTGTTTATTATCTACTTCAATTTATGCTTCTAATAATGATCCTAAAGAAGAAGAAGGAAAAAAAACAGAAGAGAGTAATGAAAAATTTGATTATATGCATACTGCTCCAAAGTTAAATGCTGCTCCTTTTATTAAAGGTGTTGCTGCAGATGGTACAGTTGAAATATATAAAGAGGGTAGAAACCACGTCATGTTGATCGATAAAGAATCTGAAAATATCTTATTCGACAACTTAAAAGAAGGTAAAGACTTCGTACGTGTCTATACTGATTACACAGATAATAAAGACTGTATTATTATCTGGAGTATGAAGAAAAAAGATAGAAAAACAGGCAATATTACCTGGAAAAAATATACTTATAAAAAGTTTGATTCTGTGGGTTGGAGACCTGTTGATAATATGACTACAGCGGTCAAATCATTTAAATAAGACATTAAATTGAAGAGTAGCAGTTTCTGTTACTCTTTTTTTATAGTGACATTTTCAATTTTTGGATATAAGGTCTTGAACAACAACTAGACAAATGAAAAACTTTATATCCATACTTCTTCCTATACTAATTACGTTCAATACGGAAGCCGGTGGTCCGGAAGAAGACGGTATCAAAAAAGATACGAAAGGATACGACTATATGAACACCGCACCCAAAGTTGGGTATGCTCCTTTTATCCAAGGCGTTGCAAAAGAGTCTTCTTTAGATTTAATCAAAGAGAGAAGAAAACACTTTATGCTTATTGATAGTGAAACGGATAATATTCTATTTCAGAACCTTGTTGAAGGAAAAGATTTTATTAGAGTTTATAAAGACCCAACCGACAACAAAGATTGTATTATTATTTGGAGGATTTTAAAAGAAGATAAGGATACTGGGAAAATTAGGTGGAAGAAATTTACTTATAAAAAGTTTGAGACAATTGGTTGGAGACCAGTTGATAACAGAACTACTAAGGTTAAAGCTTTTGATTAGTGCTGTTCTAAATTAAATCTTAATGCAGCACTCAACCAATATTCTAAATCATTATCCAAATCAAACCCTTCGGGAGTAACATAAATAAACCCTTTCATTGGCCTTCCTGTAAAGTCCATTGGAAGGGTTACCTCTTTTGTTATTTCTTTGGCATATTGCTCCTCACCTATCTTTGCCATTAAAAGTGAATCTTTATATTTTTTATCAATATGAATCCCACAACACATTTTACTGTTCACCATAAACACTAAACCTCCCATCATCTTCTTAGGGAAATAGTCAACATTTTGTTGTTGAAACCATCTATCAATACGTTCTCCTAGGTACTCATCAAATGCCATTTTAGTCAATTTATTTTTATAACAACCATATTATCAAATCTATACCTTTAATATAATTAAAATACTGATTAGTTAAATCGAAGTGATATATTTTGTATATTGCCTCAAAATATAAGTGTGACTTTTTAGATTATAAACTTTTTTTGACTATGCTACTTCATTACCAACGAAACTTTTTGTTAGGAGTGTTTCTACTCTCTCCGTTATTATTATTTGGTCAGAAGAAAAAATATTGCACAAAGGATTTCAAAAAAATGGAAGGTGATGTCATCATCAAATACAAAATGATATTTGAAGACGACATTAGTGAAATAAGTAAAAAAGATCCTCATTTTGTTGATGAACGTATCATATACTTCAATTCTTCAACATTAGTGAGCAAGTTATCCTACACAGATGTTAGAGCCCAGTATATGGAGAGGCTGACCTACATGGACTTCCTATCGGAAAAAACATATTACCTTAACTCTTATAGAAACAAAAATAAAGGAGATGGATTCTATGTAAGATTCAACGATCCTTATAAAAAAGCCGTTAGAGTAGAAGGTAATGAGAAATATATTGCCGGTTACGAATGTAAAAAATATGAGGTCATTGTACATGGAGAGAAAAAATACATGTATACTACTGAAGCGTTTGGCTTAAAATACACTCAAAATTATATTACAGAGGGTATTGAGTTTTGTATGGAACTCCCTCGCTATAGTAAAAAATATGGCCACTACAGATTGGTTGCAGACGAAGTAACATTTACAACTTTATCAAAAACAGTATACGATCTAGATTTCTACGATATCCTACCCAAAGAGGAATACATGATCGAAAGGAAAAGTATTAAAAACAAGAGTCTCATCGTTCAAAACCACGCCAACGAAAAGATTATCGGATCTAAAGCACCAACATTTAAAAGTACAACAATCGACCATACCACTGTTAACAGTAAAAGCTATAATGGTAAAGTAGTCGTTTACAACTTCTGGTCACTTAAAAACAAGGGTAGTGTACAAGAAGTGATGAAGCTAAATGAACTATATGAGAAATATAAGAACAACCCCAATGTAGTCTTCCTTAGTTTAGCATTAGATAAAGAAGTAGCATTACAAGAGTTTAATAACTTGTATAACTTCAAGTATCAGATCGTGGATAATGCTGGTGAGTATATCAATAAGTTTAAGGTATCGTTATATCCAACAAATGTGGTAGTTGATAAAAATGGAAATTATATTAATTATACAGTGGGCTATAAAAAAGATATAGTAGATCGATTATCATCCAGTATTGAGTTGGCACTACATCCGGAGAGCGTTAATAATGATATTACCAATCATAAGGTAAAACCAAAGGGAAATCAACTTTTAAAATAGATATAAAAAAAGCCGTTAAGAATAATACTTAACGGCTTTTTTTATGATTACCAGTTTCTAGAACTCTGCACTTTTTGGAGCTCTAGGGAATGGAATTACGTCTCTGATATTACCCATACCTGTTACAAACAATACGATACGCTCGAAACCAAGACCGAAGCCTGAGTGAGGTGCAGTACCGAATTTACGAAGCTCTAAGTACCACCAAAGTTCTTCTTGAGGCACTCCCATTTCGTTCATTCTTGTCAATAACTTATCATAGTCTTCCTCTCTTTGAGAACCACCAATGATTTCACCAATACCTGGGAACAATACGTCCATTGCTCTTACTGTTTTCCCGTCATCATTTTGCTTCATGTAGAATGATTTGATGTCTTTAGGATAATCAGTTAAGATTACTGGCTTTTTGAATTCTTTCTCAACTAAGTAACGCTCATGTTCAGATTGTAAATCGATACCCCACTCTACAGGATATTTGAATTTACCTTTCTTGAATGGCTTAGAACGTTTTAATACTTCAATTGCTTCAGTATAAGTTAAACGCTCAAATTCGTTGGCAGCAACAAAGTTTAATCTTTCTAATAGACCAAGCTCTGAACGCTCATTCTGAGGTTTAGTTTTTTGATCTTGAGCATAACGCTGATCTAAGAACTTAATATCGTCAGGACATTGCTCCATAGCGAAGTTGATCAAGTATTTGATCATTTCTTCTGCTAAGTCCATGTTGTCATCTAGATCGTAGAATGCCATCTCTGGTTCAATCATCCAGAATTCAGCTAAGTGGCGAGAAGTGTTTGAGTTCTCTGCTCTGAATGTAGGTCCAAATGTATAAACCTCACCCATAGACATTGCTCCAACTTCTGCTTCTAACTGACCAGATACTGATAAGTTTACAGCCTTAC is from Flammeovirga agarivorans and encodes:
- a CDS encoding TlpA family protein disulfide reductase, whose protein sequence is MLLHYQRNFLLGVFLLSPLLLFGQKKKYCTKDFKKMEGDVIIKYKMIFEDDISEISKKDPHFVDERIIYFNSSTLVSKLSYTDVRAQYMERLTYMDFLSEKTYYLNSYRNKNKGDGFYVRFNDPYKKAVRVEGNEKYIAGYECKKYEVIVHGEKKYMYTTEAFGLKYTQNYITEGIEFCMELPRYSKKYGHYRLVADEVTFTTLSKTVYDLDFYDILPKEEYMIERKSIKNKSLIVQNHANEKIIGSKAPTFKSTTIDHTTVNSKSYNGKVVVYNFWSLKNKGSVQEVMKLNELYEKYKNNPNVVFLSLALDKEVALQEFNNLYNFKYQIVDNAGEYINKFKVSLYPTNVVVDKNGNYINYTVGYKKDIVDRLSSSIELALHPESVNNDITNHKVKPKGNQLLK
- a CDS encoding GNAT family N-acetyltransferase, producing the protein MVIRTIDSSDNAQIENIIKTVLIEHNANLPGTAFFDEQLGRLNTAYQEEGSVYYVAELDGKVVGGAGIGSILNGPNDICELQKIYLSESARGKGIGAALLNQCLTFAKQFGYKACYLETMPQLVKGLKLYEKMGFSMMDEPLGDTSHHACNIWMIKQL
- a CDS encoding DUF4251 domain-containing protein encodes the protein MKNLSKNINLAFASLCLILCCSLSSYAQDSTSTSLTKQELKAQKKAEKKANKEKKKAAKLAEEQADHDKAVTALVTKSFTLQANQAYDRRGQTINVDASLNFVRVEGDRAVVQLAFPQLVGFNGVGGVTVDGNITNYEIKKNEKTGTTSVTFHVQGPTMMANVTIDLEKDGNWANSSVEGDFSAAELNFRGVLVPNFDSDSYEGTTRY
- a CDS encoding TfoX/Sxy family protein; its protein translation is MAFDEYLGERIDRWFQQQNVDYFPKKMMGGLVFMVNSKMCCGIHIDKKYKDSLLMAKIGEEQYAKEITKEVTLPMDFTGRPMKGFIYVTPEGFDLDNDLEYWLSAALRFNLEQH
- a CDS encoding YheT family hydrolase codes for the protein MPLVTSTYRPGFFYKNGHINTIFASKVKPQADAPYQRKRFETPDNDFFDVDTIVGVHKKALILMHGLEGSAHSTYILEMANFFSPDYDIWAMNHRSCSGSLNLLYPSYHSGHTKDLKQLVNTLSEKYEEIYIIGVSLGGNITLKYLGDEGNKLPSVVKKVATLSVPCQLNSSAKVLQKRINLLYLQNFLISLKSKVVPKMEAFNMSQTLIDEVRSAKTFVEFDDRYTGPAHGFKDAEDYWSQCSSKEVLDRIIVPTLLINAKDDPFLSEECFPYEIAEKSEFLYLETPDYGGHVGFLTSLYKQRWYLSRIRNFLSKPI
- the asnS gene encoding asparagine--tRNA ligase, translated to MKRIKIKDLLASGEVGAKVNVKGWVRTFRSNRFIALNDGSTINNLQAVVDFENTDEDLLKRLTTSAAISVVGTVVESQGKGQRIEIHVDELEILGDADPDEYPLQPKKHSLEFLREKAHLRPRTQTMSAVYRVRNALAYGIHKFFNEKGFIYMHTPIITGSDAEGAGEMFTVTNFDLKNPPKTEEGEIDYKEDFFGKAVNLSVSGQLEAEVGAMSMGEVYTFGPTFRAENSNTSRHLAEFWMIEPEMAFYDLDDNMDLAEEMIKYLINFAMEQCPDDIKFLDQRYAQDQKTKPQNERSELGLLERLNFVAANEFERLTYTEAIEVLKRSKPFKKGKFKYPVEWGIDLQSEHERYLVEKEFKKPVILTDYPKDIKSFYMKQNDDGKTVRAMDVLFPGIGEIIGGSQREEDYDKLLTRMNEMGVPQEELWWYLELRKFGTAPHSGFGLGFERIVLFVTGMGNIRDVIPFPRAPKSAEF
- a CDS encoding glycoside hydrolase family 13 protein codes for the protein MRNIKSVLITLLFAISSAVMAKSSTVIDRVEPAFWWAGMVHPELQLLVHGDDISNLNATINYDGVTLDQTIKVENPNYLFLNLTLAKDVKAGSFPIEFKNTKGKVVFTYTYELKERRKDSAAREGFNKSDIMYLITPDRWVNGDESNDKVPSMREDVNRSLEGGRHGGDIQGLVNSLDYIDEMGFTAIWVNPLLENDMDSYSYHGYSTTDYYKIDAHYGSNEDYVNFVAEANKKGIKIIMDMIENHCGLNHWWTNDLPTKDWYHYSDMKEKPVTSHQRVTVADPYATEADKARHSDGWFVQSMPDLNQKNPLLANYLIQNSIWWVEYANLGGIRQDTYPYPDPDFMTEWTRRIMQEYPNFNIVGEEWTSNPALVSRWQKGKENQNGYVSYCPSMMDFPIQEALINSLNKEAAQYTQTFNEVYEKLAMDFLYSDPANLVTFPDNHDTPRYWNQINEDFDLYKMGLVYIYTTRGIPQIFYGTEILMGVDDETQHHNHGLIREDFPGGWKGDKVNAFTGEGLTAQQKEAQEFMKKLTNFRKNNPVLHTGELKHFSPYKEVYVMFRYNDSTKIMSIFNKNKQETKVDLGHYQEVLKGATKATDALTGKTYDLSNGTITVPAVSGTMLIVE
- a CDS encoding inositol monophosphatase family protein → MDAKRLKEITHKVVKLTEKVGEFIAIERRNFDPSKIEYKGLNDLVSYVDKTAEKKIVEGLTNILPGAGFLGEEGTNKPTENGFTWIIDPLDGTTNFIHGIPIFSISIALVSNNDYCIGVVREVNLNECFYAWKDGGAYMNGERISVSPQKELKAGLIATGFPYYNFEKMPQYMNILSGMMEGCHGIRRLGSAAVDLAYVACGRLEGFFEYNLNAWDVAGGSIIVKEAGGVVSTFSNTENYIEDREIIAAPADIHKEMQSIIYKKWNS